ACACCATCTCCTTCCTGGGCTTCATTGTAGCTCCTGGAAGGGTGCAGATGGATCCGGCTAAAGTGAGCGCTGTGGCCAACGCCTGGTAACTGCAAGAAGGTTCAGCAGTTCTTGGGGTTTGCTAACTTCTCCAGGCGGTTTATCAGAGGCTTTAGCGCAATAGCTGCTCCCCTCCATGCTCTGACCTCTCCTCACGTTCGATTCCACTGGGGCCCGGAGGCCGAGGAGGCATTCCAGACTCTCAAGCGCCACTTCACCTCTGCACACATCCTCACTCTACCAGATCCACAGCGGCAATTTGTGATGGAGGTTGATGCATCTAATGAGGGCATCGGTACGGTTCTATTTCAACGGTCAGAGATGGGTGGCAAGATGCGGAGAGGAACTACAACATTGGTAACTGGGAGCTGCTGGTGGTCAAGATCGCCCTGGAGGAGTGGAGACACTGGCTCGAGGGGGCTCGGCATCCATTCATTGTGTGGACTGATAACAAGAACCTTGAGTATATTAAACAAGCCAAGAGACTAATTTCACACCgttttttaacttgttttttaacGCTTCTGCCTCATGGTAACTTACAGGGCAGGGTACCGGAATGCCAAGCCAGGCGCCCAATCATGCATCTACGACCCTGAGCCCGAGACCAAGGAACCAGAACCCATCCTACCACTGAACTGTGTGGTTGGAGTGGTTACTTGGTCGATAGAACAAGTAGTGAACCAAGCAGTTGGTGAGACATCTCCACCTAGTGGGTGCCCAGAacatcatttgtttgttttgttcctgttgaTTTGCACCCACAGGTGATTCATTGGGCTCACACCTCGCGACTCACTTGCCATCTGGGAGTTCGGAGAACCATGTTTGCCATCTCCCAACAGTTCTGGTGGCCTTCCATGGAGTAGGGGGTCCTGGAGTACCTAGTGGGAGCCCAGAGCATCGTTGGTTTGTTCCTGTTGATTTGCACCCACAGGTGATTCATTGGGCTCACACCTCGCGGCTCACTTGCCATCTGGGAGTTCGGAGAACCATGTTTGCCATCTCCCAACGGTTCTGGTGGCCTTCCCCAGTTCATCTCCCCATTCTGGAGGGAGTTCTGTTGGTTCATCGGCGGCACAGCAAGTCTGATGTCACGTTTTCACCCAGAGGCCAACAGCCAGACCAAATGCCTCAACCAACACCTGGAAACCAGCCTTAGATGCCTTGTGTCCAAGAACCCAACCTCGTGGAACACCCACATGGCCTGGGTAGAATATCCCCACAATTCGCTTCCTCCCTCTGCCACAGGCTTCTCTCCCTTCAAGCATCTCTTTGGCTACCAGCCTCCTGTGTTAACTGACATAGAGCCTGAAGTGTCACTTCCCTCTGCTCACGCCCTGGTTCACCGCTGCCGCCGCATCTGGGCCACTGCCCACCAGGTGCTCTTCTGTCAGGGGGACAGTCAAGAAGGCAACAGACCGAAATCGCCACCCTGCACCCGAGTACTGGCCTGGGCAGAGTGTGGTTGTCAGCTCAAGATCTTCACCTCAAGGTTCCTTCCAAGAAGCTGGCACCGCGGCTTGTGCCATCACCAAGTTATCTGTGTCTGCCCAGATCCCTCCGTGTTTCAATgtgattttcctttgtttttgtattctcagtctttgttttcctcctttagtGGAGCGATTTTTATTTGGTAATTTTGGAAGAAGTTTTTCTGAGACCGTTTTTTTTCAGAGcctgctttctttttctgtcatggATTTTTGAACCTGTGCTTTCTCAATAAAGACTGTTATCAAATAAACCGTACCCTTACATCTGTGTCCTGAGTCCTAGCCTGTTAATTGTCAGACATCGTTTTAACAATTAACGTCTGACAATCTGCAAAAGTCATAATGAATTTTGCTTTCTTTATAGCTTTCTGGCAAAAGAAAGTTCATAAGATTTGGTTTCGCTGTGAAAGATAAAGggaaagaaatacaaatgagaagaaagagcaaGAGAGGAATGGGCCGACAACAGAGTTTTGACAGTGAGTAGGCAAAAGATACAGGCAGGTAAACAGACCAACAGAAAGTCTATGAAAGGAATTGGGGAGCAAGAGTGAATAACAAAGGGAGAAAGGTCATGGCCATAATTAGGGCCATTCATCATGGGACCATTTTAGGAGTAGGTGTCATGTGCCCTCTATCCATCCATTGAGCCACCGGTTCTCTGAGTGGCTGCTGATAAGACTGTCTGGAAACAGGCCATCCAGGAAACTACTTCTGTCTATTCAGCGCTGCACAAGGCTTTATAAGCTGCTCATACATCTGCAACAATATGGACATCTAACTATGTGTGGCATTATTGTACAAGGTTAGGGAGATCTGTGTTTAAAGCTGCCTTTATACAGCTATATGCAATATCTGTAAGTGAAGGGCACAGGTATGGCTACACCAAACAGTCAAGTGTGTAAACCTGAAGGTTCCAAACAATCAAATCAGCCCAGTAATTATTTGGAAAGTTGAGATTTAACTGTGCATACAATAATGTCAGAAAAGCCTTTATCAGCAGTCAACCCGTAGAGGTAgattcaacaaaataaatcataatattGGCcgaacaccaaataaaaaatcaccTTCACTTTCTTTGTAGGACCTTAAGACTTCAAGAGCTTTGCTTTGAAGACCAAATAGTGGAACAcagtaagaaaaataaacaaaaaatagagcagaaacagagcaaaggGCATTAGAAAGAAAAGATCAGATAAAGAATATTTAGCAACCTTTTTCTCTGTAAAGTAGAAACACTCCACATGATCAATatgccatcttgtttttttctcaaacaataaagagaaaataataatttgctgttttttttctataatgTTGATGTATTCTGACtacatatgtttttgtgtttttgttgaaataatGTAGAAACACCTGGAgtctgtttcacaaagcaggttaaACAAACTCGAGTCTAATCCTAAACTCTGTGTTGATTTACTCTAGAAAACTTTTTTCCGATTCCAGAACAGTGGATTTGAATTAGTTTAATCAACTCGGAGTAGTTTCACCTAGAGTTAAGCGCGTGCACCACAACTATAAAAAGCCAGCATCAATGGAGCCCCGATTCGAGGACTCACCATGGCAATGGGGGAGAGGAGGGCTACGTTTTTCAACAACCTCGAATTGGATATCTTAATGCGCTCATAAAGCCAGTTTCAACGCGTTTTTAGAAAGAAGTGTAACACCGCTGCAGCTGCAAAAGATTGGGAGACGCCGTGGAAGAACATTGCTGCTCGGGTCAATGCGTAACTTTTAATGTAGTCCTTTgtaatcacaataatattacagGGGAAAACTGCATGAATGGTAGCCTAttcctttatttaatttaggTGCAATCCCGCAGGGGAGAAGCGCACTTGGCAGTAACttaagattaaatataaaaacactgttcAAACAGGTCAGACCTCGGCATGGAGGTACCTcattttgatcatgttttacactgtaaagtaaataataagtGGTTATTtgactgtgcagttgttttatccccaacataatgctgtttttacacacataaataaatgtcctgCTAAATAATTAAGCCTTTTTAAACTAACATAGACTTCTACTCAGCCAACAGAAAGAAGGCAGATGCCCGTAAAACAGGTGGTGGCCCAGCACTGCCACCTCcaacggaggcagaggagctgGCCCTAAACCAGAATATTGGAAGGACAGTGGCTGAGGGAATCCCTGTAGGGATAGGCCTATAGTTATCTCTTTTAATCctattcatacaaatatttatttgtttttttcttttgtcccaacagattctgatggtGCTACCTGCCTAGTGGAGCCCCCTCACGCCACAGCAGACCTTGTAACTGTAAGTAGGCAATATTTTACCAAATGGTAGTTTAAGTACATTTACACATATCACTCATttaggatgaagaggatgaggaaACTGTGTCTGCTGCCTTAACAGAGGGGGGTCCAGAAAGGACTATAGAGGTAACATCTTCATATGTTACTGATAGTTCTCTATCTTTATTTGactgctgtggtggtggtggtggtgatgatggtgactTAAACTCTAAAGTGATTATTGCATATGGTGTCTCTGACTGCTCTGCCGTCTCTGGTAGGTGGTAGGTGGATGGGTCCATCATCAGCATCTTCAATTTTTGGCGCTCTCCTCTAATAGTGAAGTGAATTATGAAGAACACATGCCACAATTATATCACAGGCCCTCTCAGGGGTCGCCCTCTCAGGGGTCACCCTGAGGTGACATAGGCACTGGAAACGGGCTTTCACCAGGCCTATGATCATCTCCACCCAGGCTTTTGTCCTGCAGTGAGCCCAGTTGAAGTTCTGTTGGGGGCCTAGTTCAAGGGTAAGAGGTCAGCAGCCTACGATGGCATGGGTAACCGCTGTCACCCAGCAGAAGGCCATCAAACTCTCCTGTAATGTATAGTGAATACATCAGTATATTAAAGGAAAGAGACAAGTGAATTATATTCTGCAAATCTTTAGGCTGCTTACCATGCTGCAGTCTGTTGCTTAGGTTAGACTCGTGATAAATCCTTGAGTCATGAACAGACCCAGGCCACTTGGCCTCCACATTCGAAATGATGTATGCAGAATCACATATGATCTTGAGCAGAGAATGACAGATGTTGGAACTATGATGCagtctttaacatttttgaaaCAGTAGTATATCTACATGTACCTGCACATTTATGCTGTGAATGGACTTCCTATTCACATTATCAGCTTCATTATGTGAGGGAGCCGTGATGAGGATGTTGGTGCCATCTATGCAGCCAATCACACTGGGAAATCCTAAAAGATATGAAAATGACTAATCCCAGTCTGAGGTTGCAGCACAATGTCATTAacagaatataatttaaaatttaacagaTCCCTACACCATGCACCTGCAGTCCTGTGGAACTCCTCCTTGATGGCTCTGACAGGTTTATGTCCAGGGAAAACGACAAACATGTGTAAAAGCCGTTTCAGGGCGAGGCACACTTTTCTGACTGCCCTGCATACTGTGGCCTTGACATTATACAAAAAACTTCCATTTGCAAAGAAACACAGTGCAACACACAATATCTGCTGGCATGTGAGAGCATGACTACGGTTGGTAATGTTGCAAATGTAAGAACGGATTAGGTTGTATATGTAAATGATGGACTATGATGTGGAACGGTACCGCTCAAAAAGATAATtgtctggaaatgctaaaacatCAGCCAATATTTAATTCTCTGCGCAGTAATGCTGTACTTTCATCCACAGGATCGTTGTCAAAAGGACACGCCATGTCGCCCCCTACTGTGCCTAATGGACTTCTGATATAGCCTACTGTCTTTTGTTATGATTTTTGACAGATGGTAGAACAAGGCTACGCCAAAACTCGCCtgctgactgaatgaatgaaagaggaaatcaaatggcGTGTGTAGCTGAAAGAaggcggagacagagagaaactcgaGATTCATTGAGAAAAACCTGGTCCTGACCAGGTTAGGTTCATAGAGTCTGTTACTACGGTAACTGACCGAGAGCTTAagttaccccccccccctctgaaACAGGCTAGAGTTACCCCACTTTCTCCCCACGTTTGAgttacctccctttgtgaaacggaaaactcagagtttcccCCATTTCAGGGttattaaactcagagttttcactgaacctgctttgtgaaacggaccccTGGAGCCAAATACTTGTCTGTACAGAGTGACAACAATAAAGCAATGTGTTTTCAAGATGCACTGACCTGCCTCTTTCTAAGGGTGATAcattattcagaaaaaaatcaactcTGTAGGATATAGATAGGATTGTTAGTGGGTGGCTATTAATTAGCTTGACAGTTCATCTCAGACTGACAGAACAGCAACAGCAGTCTCCTGAAGAGACCAGCTTCAAGCTGCTAGTTTAAAAAACAAGGTCATGGGAAAGTCTGCCAAGGGTATGATAGgtggtgtgttttattgtaaagACTTAAAGTGGACCTGGATAACATTGAGTTAGTATGTAGAATGTACCAATGGTTATTGGTATTTTAACTCAAAGTCCTTGGCAGAGATATCTGCAGATGCAAAGCCATAGAGAATACCGATATTCACATATACACATTGACAACAACATGGAAAGCCACAGAGAAAGCCACATGTTCAGTTTCTGAATAAACTGTGCCTGCAATAATGATAAACTGCGCAGATTCACAAACTCCTATGTGGTTCCAAGCACATGCAATGACATGAGCCGAAAAAGTAAGAAGTAAGAGAGCATAAGGTGGTGTTCGACCTTGGCAATGGTCCAGACTGAGTTCATGCATGTCGACTTAAGGCTTTCAATGTGCAGTGATATATCACACCCTTGAGGAAAGTGCTATAGCAGCATGGCGGTGGAGGCCACATAGTAAATCCATTATGAACTAAAATATACATAGTAAAGGCTTACATGTAATGACaatcaaaaatgcaaatatgtgaaatatCTGGCATGTTTCAACACAAAAGagtagttgttttgttttaatctctgAATGCTGCTTCAGCATACTGTAACCATTTTGAGCTACCTCTTAACCTTGCTGTCAGCTGtccctgtgtgtctgcagttcCAGAGGCTTATTAACAGACCAAACCCGCACCGGTCTCGGGAGTATCAAACCAATAAAGTTTATACCATGGGGTCAGACAAACCACTGGTGTGTACAGCAGGGAGTACAGGTCTGGTCGTGCTGTTTTCATCCCTTCTCGTCCCTAGAGTAGTATCACAAAAAGCGCCAATCAATGAGATGAATTCTATAAAAAGCACAGTTACAAGGAATTAAGGCAgaatttctgtgtgtgtgtcatacaATTATATACTTGCAGAGGCAGATTCAGTGTGGCAGATAATGAAGCAGAATGCACTGAAAACATAGAAATCATGGACCTAAGTGATCTCCTAAGTTTTGTTCACTTAACCCAATTTCACATgcaaattctattttattcaaAACTACTCCCAATCTGGCCACCCTGCTGGGGGGTACTGCATACCTTAGTGGCTATATGAAAATTAAGGAAATCTTTGTGCTTTCACTTTACACTTGAACTCACTGAGGTAGCAAGCTTCCACATAACCTGGATCAACCAGCCAGATGTTAGACAACCTACGCTGACATGCCAGTCACTTCTGGACAAAAAACATGGAGCTCTAGTACATTACAATGCATTCCAAAGTGAGgtggaataaaatatataacatgtaCTGGTCTGTACTTGAAGTAAATTACACAGCGGTGACATTATCATTACAGGACTGGATAAGTGTATGCCATTAGTTAGAAATGTTAGAAAATCGGGGGAAATAATCAACTATGAGGTGGTCACATAATTGTGACTGGAATAACTAAAAGTACAAGAACCCAGAAGTGCAGACAGTTGTAAGGTAACCAAGAGAAAGTGTCTAAGAGAAGCCTTGTGACTCATTTGAGCTTCTTCAGAAGAAACTTCAGACAAAAGAGACCAAAAGTAAGCTGAGATCAAGATCATTCATAGAGGATTTCCctagtttcacataaaaatctTTTGAAGCCACTTACTATTTTCAGTACAGTTGTCAGTTCCAAATAACATCAAGATCctccagttattttacttattcatttctacaacaacataaaacctgaaagattgcagtaattaaccaactataaatgaaaagaaggaaaaaatatctcaacaaaaattaaaagatgagaAGTTATGTACCATAGTGTAAAGCGAAGacagaacaaaatgttttctaattagTTTTCTAaaattctgtttcttttcatgaTGCTTCTAAAAAGCTCTTGCTTCCTAGATCAGGTTTTACTGTATAAATCTCCACCCCTACCATCCAATGCATGAATCactcaggaaaataaatatttgatgtatTCAATGTAAAAATCTAGTTCAATTTAGGTCAAACTCTGGAGGAAATGTACACTGTAGCAAACTGCAAGTCAGGACTGCATAGTACAGTACATGTGGCTCAAGGTTTGGTTTCTTAAAGGAAAGGCAAATAAGAGAAGGTTCCCTTAACAAGCATGTATTTACTGTCACCCATTTTTTCTCACATGCTGACAAATGTATTTTGTCAGCACACTGTCAGAATTTCATTCTTAGGTCcttcagacacttttttttttatttataaggaaatcatttttgtgtgaaggagaagatggaattcaacatttctttgtgattCTAAAGTTTTGTGCTGTCATGTCCAATAAATGGTTTTAAGTTAATTTATtcacttttgtcttgtgttgtcttgtcatttcatgttttattttgtgtccacttcctgtctgtgtccatTGTCGCATGTTCCACCTCCttcctttgtctgttttcccACCTTGGTGATTACCTGTCCCCGCCCTAATTGTTTCCACCTGTGCCCTTACCTTGTATGCATATATAGTCCTTGTCTCCCTTTGTTCTGTGCCAGTTCATCAGAGAACCAGCATGTTACCCTTGTCATCATcaggttttgttgtgttgccacttTGTTCTTCCAGTTTGCATTTTTGTCCTACCTTAGTCTAgtgattttctgtttaatttgttttcttccgGTTTTCCTCTTagagtgattttttgtttgttttcttagtCTAGATCAGTGtagtgtacagtacagtaccTATCTCCATTCACATACTTAAGCACACCATGCTTTATAGTCTTTTACTCTAAATCTGATCATAATTTGTAAAATTTATATCATGCCCTGTTGAGCACAACTTGAAACTTGCGGCACAACGGTTACCAATGTAATATGTGGTCAATATTCCTTTAATGATGCCTGATGCAGCACATACAATTTGTTTCAACAACACAATTTCTTCAGCACTCAACAAAGCAAACCTGTCCAATGAGTGACTCTTTGGCAGTTACAGAATCTGAACATACAGTTTGTCAAGATGTTTTGGATTGCCCTAACAAAATTCACCAGTTTGACATGCTCATGACATGAAATTTTAGGTGAGAATACATATTTCTTTCACTTCCCAGTCCATTTCAATAAACCTACTCACAGGGAAAAGATATACCATATGAATGCCAAATACGTACAGAGATTAAATTTGGTGCCTCTGACCTCATGAGCAAAAGCACCAAGCTCAGCAGAGCAGACATTTGGGAATGGCAGTAATTAATTGATCACATTAGATACAGAGTGCAATGCCAGCTCTTATGTTGGAGATACTAAACTAGAGCCAAGCTCCTGCTTCCAAGTGGCCATGCAAAATTCTTGATTTAAAATAGACTTTATCCACAGTATAGATCCCTGTAATGGGAGCTCAGCAATTCTGATATAATTAGAATATGAAGCTTCGTAAAGAAAACTGTCACATAAACCTGTTGGTTATTTCTCTGTCTAGCACTTATCCTGCGATATGGGTGTCAAAAAGTCCTGCTGAGTTTCCCATGGAGCCAGGTTAATAAGACAATAATAGGCCTCGAAGATAGCAGGTATTTATGACCAGACATAGCTGGTAATAATGGATAGCATTAATGATATTAAAGGTGGCTGCATTCCACTTTGGAGTAGTGTCAATGATAAGTTCACTGTAATGGTTTACTGGGACACTtattcacaccaggctcgtTTAGTCCACTAGAAACAGACATTTTCTCTGGTGCAGACCTTTTGGGCAGGTGTAAATACAAATCAACGGACTCTGGtgcagaccaaacaagtgaaccgacaCAACCATTGTAGCTGGGACTCGGTTCGCTTGTTTGGCCTGCACCAGAGTCTGTAACGGACCCTGGTACGCTTCGTTTGTGGTGTGAATGCAATCTGAACCTTTTCCAAACCAAATACAAAATCTGAGCGCCTTTTTGAAATAAATGGGCTTCTGTGTGTAACAATTCACCATACAGAcaagggggatcttttcaggacaacagtttaccttttaatgtaattaatat
This sequence is a window from Mugil cephalus isolate CIBA_MC_2020 chromosome 9, CIBA_Mcephalus_1.1, whole genome shotgun sequence. Protein-coding genes within it:
- the LOC125013878 gene encoding LOW QUALITY PROTEIN: putative nuclease HARBI1 (The sequence of the model RefSeq protein was modified relative to this genomic sequence to represent the inferred CDS: substituted 1 base at 1 genomic stop codon), whose amino-acid sequence is MACPFDNDPVDETFPDNYLFERYRSTSXSIIYIYNLIRSYICNITNRSHALTCQQILCVALCFFANGSFLYNVKATVCRAVRKVCLALKRLLHMFVVFPGHKPVRAIKEEFHRTAGFPSVIGCIDGTNILITAPSHNEADNVNRKSIHSINVQIICDSAYIISNVEAKWPGSVHDSRIYHESNLSNRLQHGEFDGLLLGDSGYPCHRRLLTSYP